The Musa acuminata AAA Group cultivar baxijiao chromosome BXJ1-8, Cavendish_Baxijiao_AAA, whole genome shotgun sequence genomic sequence CTGTTCCCAGACAATCCAAAACCCAGGGAATCTACTCCGAACAACATATCGACGGACTACCGCCCAAGACAAGACAAATGCCTTTCGTGTTCAGTCATTTCCGAGCATCCATCGTTTATGTAGGCATTCGGGAATGTTTTGAGATGCAAGGGACACGTAGGTGAACCCTCTCTCGCTGCACTGTGATCGAGTTGATGGATATAGGACATTTGCCCATCTCTTTGCAGAATGCAGATGGGCTCAGGACATGGATTCAGCAGCACACAAGATTCCGACCTTTGGATGCACCGATGGGCACTGGCGGCCCGTGCATATATGACAGGTTGTTAGCTggggaggaagagaaggtgacgaATCTCTTTTGCTCAAGGTTGATGAGAAACATTCACTACCGGTGAGTTTCATGATGAAGAGGGGCCAAGTGCAACCTCTTAAATTGCTTGTGGATTTGCCAGTGCTCATATGATCTCATGAAACAATCAGCAGAAAGTTCCGGtcatcgatgatgatgatgatgatatccaccatccaaaagaaagaaagaagagagagttcAAAGCGACTTCACCTCTGTTTTGTGGTTCGGGAAGGGGTCTTTTCCGAGTCTTGGATGTCTGCATGGTCGAGTCGGGGACGACCACGCCGCGTTCGAGCTTGCCAGGAGGCGTCCTGGTCTGCGACGAAGCTGCACGCACCACTCGCAATACGCCATCAGCATCGTGTTTGCAATGCACGACGCATTCCATTGCGTTCACAAAAAGGATCGAACACACAAGAACAGGTGACAACAACGATCGATCGTCTCACCTGCCGGGGGGATCAGACCGCCCTGGGCACGGAAGTAGTAGACCTGCTCGTAGTGGTGGAGCAAGCTCAGGTAGTATCTCCTCAGCACAAAGGAAGCACTGGTGGTGGTGGGGGGGAACTTGAACGCCGCGATGACCTCCCTCCATTTCTTCTCCTCGATCACCTACTTCCACCGGTGGATCATCGATCGATTACGAATAGACCAAACTGCATACGATGAAATGGTAATACAAGTAATACAACCTTTGCCAGGCCACCCCTTTGAGTCACTTCGACGTACAAGAGATGCAAGTCCAGCTCCCTCCCTCCAATCACAGGAATCCTTTCCCACCACAGAAGATGCTTCATCAAACAACCAATAAAGAGAAGTAAGCGTCGGGAAACTTGAGAACAGGGCTGCGTACATGAACTTGGTGCTCATGGAGGAGTGGAACCGGCGTAGGCTCTCCATGAAGGCCAGCTTATCCCTCACGACCTCCTCATGGGAATGTAGCGGAGCAGGATAGACCTGCGCctgaacctcctcctcctcctcctcctcctcctccacggcAACCTTGTGCTCCTCCATCTCCACCCCTGTCtccatcttctcctcctcccccatcAAACTACTACATCACCCAAATCCAACAGAGCAGCAGCAGTATGGCTTGGCTAATGCTAGCCAAATGGGAGACCATTACGCTGATGATGTGCTGTTAGCAAGGAAACAAGAAAAGACCAgactcttccttccttcctccaaAACGAGGCCATAAGCCCCATGGAAAGGAAGTAGTAGGGATACGGACAGCATAGCCAAAGCAGGCTTTTATTTGTAACGGCTACTTTTCTTTGATGTTGGTTCTTCCTGCGGCACTTTAAAGCACGCACACCTGCTCACAGTGTCAGCAATTAATATCTTCGATTTGGAAATGTTTAATTATCTTTGAGCTGGCTGTAATCATTATGGCCTACTCCTAAACGTTCAATACAGTATATTGTGCCTACTCCGTGCAGCTACATACGGATGGATATATGTATAGAGAGATGTTGGTGGCTTCCGTACGCAGCGCATAATGAGAAGCTTGGAGTTCCCATTGCTAATCTGCTCGCTGGTCTCGGTGTCTTAATAAGGTCTGTGGCAAAGCGATGCTATTATGATGGTAGTGGCGTTGTCAGCTGCCTTCTGCTGCGGCGTGCTGCAGCGTATCCTCCCCGTACCACAACCTCATCTCTGCCGTATCTTTTGCCCGACCTTTCAATTTATTGCCTTCCATCCCCCTTTCTTTTCCGTAACTCTCTCATCAGATCACTACATAAAGTTAGGCATAAATgacctctcctccctctctctctatctcccgCTCTCGTGGGAAGAGACCAGTGGAAGGCCATTTTGGTAGGTCCATCGAGGAAGAAACAGATGGGACccactggagagagagagagagagagagagagagagagagaggcagcatacGTTTCCTTCTGCGTGCAGCATAGCGCACTGGGCATGTTTGGCGTCTTCTGGGCCAACTCAAGGTCGACGCTGCGTTTGGTTCAGGGGCGGAGCGATGGGTGAGGCAAAGGTGTGTGTTTCCGTCAGCAGGGTGGTCACAGCGTTGTGCCACTCTTTTGTTCACAGATCACCAAACTAAGAGAGACGTCATACATGCTTCGTCTCTCCGGTCCGAGGATGAAACGGGAGCTTCACCAAATCCTTCGTCGTCGGATGAAACGGGACGGCGAGGTCTGTTGCCGGTGCTGCTGTGAATCGAGTAAGCTACAGCGCTGAGAGGCTGTTCTTCGAGTTTATAATGGGCTACAAAGCAGGACGTATCGATTCATAATAattttgttgagaattgattcataataattatttagatagtTATCGGATAGTTTTATACATGATTCACGAAGTGACCaatgatataaaaattatagGATAGTTCCTATAACTATTTTGGGTGATACTAGGAAGTGAGGAAGTTACCATTAGGTCATATAAATACACTTGAGAATATCCTGTAGGTGTTATATatcaatttttttgttttaaatattatatctatttttttatcaaaagaatTTTTATTAATTACATCAGAGTATTATGTTTTTATCATTTCCTAGCTCCTCTGTCCCAGATTTGTTAGGGAGGCCAGCCTCAAGAGGGGCACAGCAGTAGAAGATTTCCAACGTTCTTCGTACAACTTCACAAGCATTTCCAACAATATCACGGGCCATCCGGCTGCGTCTCCACTATTCATGCCAATGGAAGAATCGGCATGACATGTGAAACATAGCGAGCCATAAGTGAGACGAAGCGTCCAAAAGCTGAAACCAAGCTTCGAAATCCATCTCGGACCAACTCATCTGCCACCACGTAGCTTGCGAAGACAAATCAGGCGAGCCGGATTTTGATGGCTGACCACCTGCACTAATTGAGCAAGAAGCTCTATATCACAACTATTGTTGTTTCTGCGGTTGATGGACCTTTATACCGTGATCAAGGACTCAGTGTGACTTGGTCCAATCCCCGATGTGTGGGGTTACCCACGTAGACACTTGAGTGGAGAGGGTGAGCATTGGGTCAGGTCGGGTCAGGTTTGAGCCTCGTTGTCACTGGGCTTGCCTCTTCGTTGTTGGGCTCATACAAAAAGGTCGAGGTCGGGAGAGAGATTTTTCGACCGACCACGGCCTTCCCTCTTAGCAAGCGGCTTGCTTCTCCATCGTTGGGCTCTTGGAAATAGGTCGAGGTCGGGAGGAAGATTTTTCGACTTGACCCCTGTAAAGCTTAAATTAGTTTTTGGTGGAATGAGAGAGAGTTAAGTGTTCGAAAAAAGTCCCCCCTTGGTACTAACTAGGCAGTGGGTCTTTATACCTA encodes the following:
- the LOC135588823 gene encoding high mobility group B protein 9-like, whose product is MGEEEKMETGVEMEEHKVAVEEEEEEEEEVQAQVYPAPLHSHEEVVRDKLAFMESLRRFHSSMSTKFMIPVIGGRELDLHLLYVEVTQRGGLAKVIEEKKWREVIAAFKFPPTTTSASFVLRRYYLSLLHHYEQVYYFRAQGGLIPPAASSQTRTPPGKLERGVVVPDSTMQTSKTRKRPLPEPQNRGPYNFTVTGSIDGKFEYGYMVTVKIGSDTLRGVLYHVHQPSASSSTLAKAPPETANAPSSSAVTRTTLRRRRRCRHRDPAHPKPNRSAYNFFFAEKHSKLKALYPHREREFSKMIGESWNKLSLEERTVYQDYGQKDKERYKREMQEYKEKLKLVQPEEVGRPEPEPEPSEVVTGEVE